In the Prochlorococcus sp. MIT 1307 genome, one interval contains:
- the fumC gene encoding class II fumarate hydratase, whose translation MSKQLRIEQDSMGAIEVPAEALWGAQTQRSLLNFSISDDRMPMEMIYALATIKKAAATVNHRLGVLDTKKRDLIIQASNEIAKGLHDDQFPLRVWQTGSGTQTNMNVNEVISNIASQSIGEPLGSHRPIHPNDHVNQSQSTNDTFPAAIHIATVEGITKKLLPQLANLTKVLGQKSLEWKGIIKIGRTHLQDAVPITLGQEVSAWQEQLSTAYSRIEAALKELYSLPLGGTAVGTGLNAPPQFDLEIVAEISDLTGLPFNPASNKFALMASHDGLVNTMSQLKLLAVTLLKIVNDIRLLSCGPRAGIAELNLPANEPGSSIMPGKINPTQCEAMSMICTQVIGLDVAVAMAGSGGHLQMNAYKPLIAFNLLHSIEMLHDSSKSCRSAMIEGMQPNYSKIQEDLDQSLMLVTALTPAIGYKKASEIAQYAHQKRISLRDAAIKLDYINEVDFDRLVDPTSMIFPHV comes from the coding sequence ATGTCTAAACAGTTACGAATAGAACAAGACAGTATGGGGGCCATTGAAGTTCCTGCTGAGGCACTTTGGGGAGCTCAAACTCAAAGATCCCTCCTGAATTTCTCCATTAGCGATGATCGCATGCCTATGGAAATGATTTATGCATTAGCCACAATCAAAAAAGCTGCTGCGACTGTTAATCACCGTTTAGGTGTACTTGATACAAAAAAGCGAGACTTGATAATACAAGCATCGAACGAAATCGCAAAAGGACTACATGACGACCAATTCCCATTAAGAGTCTGGCAAACCGGGAGCGGTACCCAGACGAACATGAATGTAAACGAAGTCATTAGCAACATCGCATCACAATCAATTGGAGAACCATTAGGCAGTCATAGACCTATTCATCCAAATGATCATGTGAATCAATCACAATCAACTAATGACACCTTCCCGGCTGCAATCCATATAGCAACTGTTGAAGGGATTACCAAAAAACTCCTACCTCAATTAGCCAATTTAACAAAAGTCCTTGGACAAAAAAGCCTTGAATGGAAAGGAATAATCAAAATTGGAAGAACTCATTTACAGGACGCTGTTCCAATCACTCTTGGCCAAGAAGTTTCTGCCTGGCAAGAACAGTTGTCAACAGCTTATTCCCGCATAGAAGCAGCATTAAAAGAGTTATATTCATTGCCATTAGGAGGCACAGCAGTAGGAACAGGACTTAATGCTCCGCCCCAATTCGACTTGGAAATTGTTGCAGAAATCTCAGATTTAACTGGCCTCCCATTCAATCCAGCCTCTAACAAGTTCGCCTTAATGGCGAGTCATGATGGCTTAGTGAATACAATGTCTCAACTCAAGTTGTTGGCTGTAACTCTACTAAAAATTGTCAATGATATCCGCCTCTTGTCTTGTGGACCAAGAGCAGGGATAGCCGAGCTGAACCTACCTGCAAATGAACCTGGCAGCTCAATAATGCCTGGGAAGATTAACCCTACCCAATGTGAGGCAATGTCAATGATATGTACTCAAGTAATAGGTCTAGATGTAGCTGTTGCTATGGCTGGCAGTGGTGGTCATCTGCAAATGAATGCCTATAAACCATTGATTGCTTTTAACCTATTACATAGCATAGAAATGCTTCACGACTCTTCAAAAAGTTGCAGATCAGCAATGATAGAAGGCATGCAGCCCAATTATTCAAAAATTCAAGAAGATTTAGACCAATCACTAATGTTGGTTACAGCATTAACTCCTGCAATTGGCTACAAAAAGGCAAGTGAAATTGCCCAATATGCTCATCAAAAAAGAATTAGCCTACGAGACGCGGCAATAAAGCTTGACTATATAAATGAAGTCGATTTCGATCGTCTTGTCGATCCTACATCTATGATCTTTCCCCATGTCTAG
- the purB gene encoding adenylosuccinate lyase, translating into MIERYTLPEMGNIWTDKAKYQSWLDVEIAACEANCQLGRLPEDVMRQIREKATFDPERILEIEAEVRHDVIAFLTNVNESVGDAGRYIHVGMTSSDVLDTGLALQLKASVKLLQKETKELEEAIRNLAKAHKTTVMIGRSHAIHGEPITFGFKLAGWLAETNRNSERLIRLEKDIAVGQVSGAMGTYANTDPEVEKLTCESLGLTPDVASTQVISRDRHADYIQTIALIGASLDRFATEIRNLQRTDVLEVEESFAKGQKGSSAMPHKRNPIRSERISGLARVLRSYVIAALENIALWHERDISHSSTERMMFPDSSVTLHFMLREMTEVIKGLGVYPTNMLRNMNIYGGVVFSQRVLLALVESGMSREEAYKVVQKHSHSAWNQEGGDFKANLESDHEVIKRLTTNGLESCFNTDIHQANLDVIWKRLGI; encoded by the coding sequence TTGATCGAACGTTACACACTGCCCGAAATGGGCAACATTTGGACCGACAAAGCCAAGTATCAAAGTTGGTTAGATGTCGAAATAGCAGCTTGCGAAGCCAATTGCCAACTTGGTCGTCTTCCAGAGGATGTGATGCGGCAAATACGTGAGAAAGCAACTTTCGATCCAGAACGAATTCTTGAGATCGAGGCAGAAGTAAGGCATGACGTTATTGCTTTTCTTACAAACGTCAATGAATCTGTAGGTGATGCTGGAAGGTACATCCACGTTGGGATGACCAGTAGTGACGTATTAGATACGGGGCTTGCCTTGCAACTAAAGGCCTCAGTAAAGCTTCTCCAAAAGGAAACAAAAGAATTAGAGGAAGCAATACGGAACTTAGCTAAAGCGCATAAGACAACTGTCATGATTGGGCGCTCACATGCAATTCATGGCGAACCGATCACCTTTGGCTTTAAGTTGGCTGGCTGGCTGGCAGAAACCAATAGAAATAGTGAAAGATTGATACGACTGGAAAAGGATATTGCTGTAGGCCAAGTAAGTGGTGCTATGGGAACATATGCAAATACCGACCCAGAAGTAGAAAAACTAACTTGTGAAAGCCTTGGTCTCACACCTGATGTAGCAAGTACCCAGGTAATTTCTCGTGACAGGCATGCGGATTACATTCAAACAATTGCACTGATAGGGGCATCATTAGATCGCTTTGCTACAGAAATTAGGAACCTTCAGCGAACTGACGTCCTTGAAGTCGAAGAAAGTTTTGCGAAAGGTCAAAAAGGGAGTTCAGCCATGCCTCATAAACGCAACCCAATTCGTAGTGAACGAATAAGCGGATTGGCCAGAGTTCTCCGTAGCTATGTCATTGCAGCTCTAGAGAACATAGCTTTGTGGCATGAAAGAGACATCAGTCATAGTTCAACCGAACGAATGATGTTCCCAGACTCCTCTGTTACTCTCCATTTCATGCTTAGAGAAATGACTGAGGTGATTAAGGGGCTAGGTGTTTATCCAACCAACATGCTCCGGAATATGAATATCTATGGAGGTGTTGTTTTTAGCCAAAGGGTACTCCTAGCTCTTGTTGAAAGCGGCATGAGTAGAGAAGAAGCCTATAAAGTCGTTCAGAAGCATTCTCACTCAGCCTGGAATCAAGAAGGAGGGGACTTCAAAGCAAATCTTGAATCTGACCATGAAGTAATAAAACGCTTAACAACTAATGGACTAGAGAGCTGTTTCAACACTGATATCCATCAGGCAAACTTAGATGTGATCTGGAAACGTCTTGGGATCTAA
- a CDS encoding 8-amino-7-oxononanoate synthase has protein sequence MEIIPLARRRKLRTWSHGKGPSELKVHRRSGKAISLLDLASNDYLGLSRHPDVIEAARTSIDADGVGAGASPLVTGHRPIHQELEEALADWLSQESVLLFPSGFQANLAAVIAITDRHTTVLADRLIHHSLLLGVKASGAKLKRFAHNDLNDLEKHLKICRNHQTNKSPLVLTESLFSMEGTSPAIKEIAELCDKYGAQLIVDEAHSLGTMGIQGKGLCYELAVQTTILSGTFGKAFGSGGAFLAGSKKLKEQLLQTSGAFKYSTALAPPLAAAALASLKLIKKNPTWGEKLQQRAEKWRSRLSIEGWSRPLGNGPILPLIIGSDEKTLFYQHQLEKSGLLSVAIRPPTVPERTSRLRIALRQNLPKGTLKRLINALKAQ, from the coding sequence ATGGAAATTATTCCCCTGGCAAGACGTCGCAAGCTCAGAACATGGAGTCATGGCAAAGGCCCTAGTGAATTGAAAGTTCATAGAAGGTCCGGAAAAGCCATTTCACTATTAGACCTTGCAAGTAATGACTACTTAGGACTGAGCAGACACCCTGACGTCATAGAAGCCGCGAGAACAAGTATCGATGCTGATGGTGTAGGTGCTGGAGCATCACCACTAGTTACTGGGCATCGGCCAATTCATCAAGAATTAGAGGAAGCCCTTGCTGATTGGCTCAGTCAAGAAAGTGTTTTACTTTTTCCTAGTGGATTTCAAGCAAATCTTGCGGCAGTAATTGCAATAACCGATAGACATACCACTGTCCTAGCCGACCGGCTTATTCATCATTCCCTTTTGTTAGGAGTCAAAGCCAGTGGTGCCAAACTAAAAAGATTTGCTCACAATGATCTTAATGATTTAGAGAAACATTTAAAAATCTGTAGAAATCATCAAACCAATAAATCACCACTAGTACTTACTGAAAGCCTTTTCAGCATGGAAGGCACAAGCCCAGCAATCAAAGAAATAGCAGAACTATGTGACAAATATGGAGCACAACTCATAGTTGATGAAGCGCATTCGCTTGGGACTATGGGAATCCAAGGTAAAGGACTGTGTTATGAACTAGCTGTGCAAACAACCATTTTGAGCGGAACATTTGGCAAAGCATTTGGCAGTGGGGGTGCCTTCTTAGCGGGGAGCAAAAAATTGAAGGAACAACTACTCCAAACAAGCGGGGCCTTTAAATACAGCACAGCCCTTGCACCACCACTAGCTGCAGCAGCATTGGCATCACTAAAATTAATTAAAAAAAACCCTACTTGGGGAGAGAAGCTACAACAACGTGCAGAGAAATGGCGCTCTAGACTTTCAATTGAAGGTTGGAGTCGCCCTCTAGGTAATGGTCCGATACTTCCTCTAATAATCGGCAGTGACGAAAAAACTCTTTTTTATCAACATCAACTAGAAAAGTCAGGCCTACTAAGTGTGGCAATTCGTCCCCCTACAGTCCCTGAAAGGACTTCCCGTCTTCGAATAGCACTACGTCAAAACTTACCAAAAGGGACACTAAAACGACTAATCAACGCCTTAAAGGCACAATGA
- a CDS encoding DEAD/DEAH box helicase has product MIFPFALDAFQIEAIDALSQGHSVVVSAPTGSGKTLVGEYAIYRAIAHRQKVFYTTPLKALSNQKLRDFRKQFGPENVGLMTGDLSVNREASIVVMTTEIFRNMLYAEVDEQEDPLAEVEAVVLDECHYMNDSQRGTVWEESIIHCPSSVQIVALSATIANACQLTDWIQQVHGPTHLVSSKFRPVPLLYNFCSAKGLHPLLNDAGNGLHPNCKVWRAPKGYKRKGRPSKPPQPESPPASFVVSQMADRDMLPAIYFIFSRRGCDKAVKDLGSLCLVTPKEQSLIQNRLFEYTATNSEAVRSGIHSDALLRGIAAHHAGVLPAWKELIESLFQDGLVKVVFATETLAAGINMPARSTVISTLSKRTERGHRSLMGSEFLQMAGRAGRRGLDSQGYVVTVQSRFEGVREAGQLATSSAEPLVSQFTPSYGMVLNLLQRYELDKAKQLVERSFGRYLASLDLVEEEDLLEQLRHQLGTLQGVAGDVSWEDFEDYEKRRGRLKEERRLLRILQQQAAETLANELTMALQFASVGTLVSLKAPQLHGRITPAVIFDKLDGPGQFPLLLCLTDQNIWLLVPCQAVVSLHAELSCMVLTGINEPSIKKIGELRHGDEQSKALALAIAHIATRHEMRTPQYDLAGEVLAQAKLVKTLEEDLEKQPVHQWGDRKKLKKHRRRMEELELEIRERQQLLHHRANSHWETFLALIEILRHFGCLDDLLPTEIGRTVASLRGDNELWLGLALISGHLDDLDPPVLAAVIEAISTEVNRPDLWSGFTNSPIADEVLNDLLGIRRELSLAQNRSKVVVPIWWELELMGLVEAWARGTSWAELISNTSLDEGDVVRIMRRTIDLLSQVPYCEAISERLRSNARLAFQAINRFPVCEAEDILKTSSIQEQRLNPATERVSGVEKK; this is encoded by the coding sequence GTGATCTTTCCTTTCGCATTGGATGCTTTTCAAATTGAAGCCATCGATGCTCTAAGTCAGGGTCATTCAGTTGTTGTGAGTGCTCCCACTGGTTCTGGAAAGACATTAGTGGGGGAATATGCGATTTATCGAGCGATTGCTCATAGACAAAAGGTTTTTTATACAACTCCGTTGAAGGCATTATCGAATCAGAAACTTCGAGATTTTCGTAAACAGTTTGGCCCCGAAAACGTTGGGTTAATGACTGGTGATTTAAGTGTAAACAGAGAAGCTTCAATAGTCGTGATGACTACTGAGATCTTTCGGAATATGCTTTATGCGGAAGTTGATGAGCAAGAGGACCCTCTCGCAGAAGTAGAGGCAGTCGTTCTAGATGAGTGTCATTACATGAATGATTCTCAGCGTGGCACTGTCTGGGAGGAATCAATTATTCATTGCCCTTCATCCGTTCAAATAGTTGCTCTGTCAGCAACAATAGCCAATGCTTGTCAACTAACTGATTGGATTCAACAGGTCCATGGTCCTACCCATTTAGTGAGCAGTAAATTCCGTCCAGTACCACTTCTCTATAACTTTTGCAGTGCTAAAGGTCTTCACCCGTTATTGAATGATGCGGGGAATGGATTACACCCTAATTGCAAAGTTTGGCGTGCGCCTAAGGGCTATAAGCGTAAGGGTCGACCTTCTAAACCGCCTCAACCAGAATCTCCACCTGCCAGTTTTGTGGTTTCTCAAATGGCAGATCGAGATATGCTTCCTGCTATTTATTTTATTTTTAGTCGACGTGGCTGTGATAAGGCTGTAAAGGATCTTGGATCACTCTGTTTGGTTACACCTAAAGAGCAGAGTTTGATTCAAAACCGTCTTTTTGAATATACCGCAACAAATTCTGAGGCTGTTCGTAGTGGAATTCACTCTGATGCGTTGTTGCGAGGAATTGCTGCACATCATGCTGGAGTATTACCAGCCTGGAAGGAATTAATTGAGAGCTTATTTCAAGATGGTTTGGTGAAGGTGGTATTTGCAACTGAGACTTTGGCTGCAGGTATCAATATGCCTGCTCGCAGTACAGTTATTTCTACGCTATCTAAACGGACTGAGCGTGGACATAGGTCCTTGATGGGCAGTGAGTTCTTGCAGATGGCAGGTAGAGCAGGCCGTAGAGGACTCGACTCTCAGGGCTATGTGGTCACAGTCCAGAGTCGTTTTGAAGGAGTAAGAGAGGCAGGACAACTAGCTACAAGTTCGGCTGAACCTTTGGTTAGTCAGTTCACACCAAGCTATGGAATGGTTTTGAATCTTTTGCAGCGATATGAACTTGATAAGGCTAAACAGCTTGTAGAGCGTAGTTTTGGACGTTATTTGGCCAGCTTAGACCTTGTTGAAGAGGAAGACTTACTTGAACAACTAAGACATCAATTGGGTACTTTGCAGGGAGTGGCTGGCGATGTCTCTTGGGAAGATTTTGAAGATTATGAGAAACGCCGAGGACGTCTTAAGGAAGAAAGAAGATTATTGCGGATTCTCCAACAACAAGCTGCCGAAACTTTGGCAAATGAGCTCACTATGGCTTTGCAGTTTGCAAGTGTTGGGACTTTGGTGAGTTTAAAAGCACCTCAACTGCATGGACGCATTACACCTGCTGTGATTTTTGACAAGTTAGATGGGCCAGGGCAATTCCCTTTACTGCTTTGTCTTACTGATCAGAATATTTGGCTTTTGGTTCCGTGTCAGGCGGTGGTTAGTTTGCATGCTGAGTTGAGTTGCATGGTTCTTACCGGTATAAATGAGCCTTCAATTAAGAAAATTGGGGAGTTGCGTCATGGGGACGAGCAGAGCAAGGCTTTAGCTTTGGCTATTGCCCATATCGCTACACGGCATGAAATGAGGACTCCTCAATATGATCTTGCTGGTGAGGTTCTGGCTCAAGCAAAATTGGTCAAGACCTTAGAAGAAGACTTAGAAAAACAACCAGTACATCAATGGGGTGATCGCAAAAAGCTCAAGAAACATCGTCGACGTATGGAAGAGTTAGAACTTGAGATTAGGGAACGTCAGCAATTGCTTCATCATCGGGCGAACAGTCACTGGGAAACCTTTTTAGCCTTAATCGAAATTTTGAGACATTTTGGATGCCTAGATGATCTTCTCCCGACCGAAATAGGAAGAACAGTTGCTTCACTGCGTGGAGATAACGAACTTTGGCTCGGGTTAGCATTGATTAGTGGCCATTTGGATGACTTGGATCCTCCGGTGTTGGCAGCAGTTATTGAGGCAATTAGTACTGAAGTAAATCGTCCTGATCTTTGGAGCGGCTTTACTAATTCACCTATAGCTGATGAGGTATTAAATGACCTTTTAGGTATCAGGCGGGAGTTATCACTTGCTCAAAATCGCTCTAAAGTAGTTGTTCCGATTTGGTGGGAGCTCGAGCTAATGGGGCTAGTCGAGGCTTGGGCAAGAGGAACATCATGGGCTGAACTTATTTCGAATACTTCTCTGGATGAAGGTGATGTAGTAAGAATCATGAGAAGAACAATTGATCTACTGTCACAAGTTCCCTATTGCGAGGCGATTAGTGAGCGATTACGCAGTAATGCTCGCTTGGCATTTCAAGCTATTAATCGCTTTCCAGTTTGTGAAGCAGAAGATATATTGAAGACATCGTCAATTCAAGAGCAAAGACTTAACCCTGCGACTGAAAGGGTTTCAGGAGTAGAGAAGAAATAG
- a CDS encoding alpha/beta hydrolase, whose translation MKQVIAMHGWSGDSNTWQLWIDQFQKTKWIWQSAERGYGTIPPCSPDWQESSDPASQRRVVIAHSLGLHLIKSQVLSKATDIVLLGSFSRFMPTGIERRYLNAALQSMKKHIGTTKEKTMLNNFLRKACEPEKMCEYPPGPIDKGLSLEGRKQLKADLELLIQTHELPTSLSPQARVLVVQGAEDAIVVPSSRNLLIEDLKKHLDTGPTHWLIPGASHLLLIPGLINRVENWLNTSP comes from the coding sequence ATGAAACAAGTAATAGCCATGCACGGATGGAGTGGCGACAGTAACACTTGGCAATTATGGATTGATCAATTTCAAAAAACCAAATGGATATGGCAAAGCGCAGAGCGAGGGTATGGAACAATTCCACCCTGTAGTCCAGATTGGCAAGAATCTTCTGACCCGGCTTCCCAGCGGCGGGTGGTCATAGCGCATTCTCTTGGCCTACATCTAATCAAAAGTCAAGTTTTGAGCAAAGCCACAGATATCGTTTTACTGGGAAGTTTCAGTCGTTTCATGCCTACTGGAATCGAACGCCGTTATCTAAACGCTGCTCTGCAAAGCATGAAAAAACACATCGGGACAACAAAAGAGAAAACAATGCTAAATAATTTTCTTCGAAAAGCTTGTGAACCAGAAAAAATGTGTGAGTACCCACCAGGACCAATAGATAAAGGTCTGTCCTTAGAAGGGCGCAAGCAACTGAAAGCCGATCTTGAATTACTTATCCAAACTCATGAGCTACCAACAAGTTTGAGCCCGCAAGCGAGAGTATTGGTTGTTCAAGGAGCGGAAGACGCCATAGTGGTTCCTTCTTCTCGGAATTTGTTAATAGAGGACTTGAAAAAACATCTTGATACTGGCCCAACCCATTGGTTGATTCCTGGGGCCAGTCACTTACTTCTAATTCCAGGATTAATAAATCGCGTAGAAAATTGGTTAAATACTTCGCCATGA
- a CDS encoding P-II family nitrogen regulator, which yields MKKVEAIIRPFKLEDVKLALVKAGIVGMTVTEVRGFGRQKGQVERYRGSEFTVEFLQKLKVEVVVDDASVDAVLKAIAEAAKTGEIGDGKIFISAVDSVLRIRTGDKDETAL from the coding sequence ATGAAAAAAGTTGAAGCTATTATCCGCCCATTCAAACTTGAAGATGTAAAGCTTGCTCTGGTCAAAGCAGGCATAGTTGGAATGACAGTTACTGAAGTACGTGGTTTTGGGCGCCAAAAAGGCCAAGTAGAACGCTATAGAGGCTCAGAATTCACAGTTGAGTTCCTTCAAAAACTCAAGGTTGAGGTAGTTGTTGATGATGCAAGTGTTGACGCTGTTTTAAAAGCAATTGCTGAAGCTGCGAAAACCGGAGAGATTGGAGATGGCAAGATTTTCATCTCTGCAGTGGACTCAGTGCTACGGATTCGCACAGGAGATAAAGATGAAACAGCTCTTTAG
- a CDS encoding TlyA family RNA methyltransferase gives MPRKLRLDLHLLTKGLATSRQKAQQLIRAGKVRDHSGKLLDKPGQQVSADLELLIKESPRFVSRGGEKLTQAFKSFSLTVDRKVCLDGGISTGGFTDCLLQNGAARVYGIDVGYGQVAWRLRTDQRVVLKERTNLRTLTHEELYGPNDPWPSFAVADLSFISLKIVLPAIRSLLQPDNAEAVVLVKPQFEVGRERVGKGGVVRNPAAHVDALHSVIRSAGELRWEPKGIVASPITGPAGNHEYLLWLGISEGRKLPNIESLVKNTLLSN, from the coding sequence ATGCCCCGAAAACTCCGACTTGATCTGCACCTCCTGACGAAAGGCTTGGCTACTTCTCGTCAAAAGGCCCAACAATTAATCAGGGCTGGAAAAGTTCGTGATCATAGTGGGAAATTACTAGATAAGCCTGGACAACAAGTTTCTGCTGATCTTGAGCTTCTTATTAAAGAATCCCCCAGATTTGTATCCAGAGGTGGTGAGAAGTTGACTCAAGCTTTTAAGTCGTTTTCATTGACAGTAGATCGGAAAGTTTGTCTGGATGGAGGCATTTCCACCGGTGGTTTTACAGACTGCCTTTTGCAAAATGGTGCTGCTCGGGTTTATGGCATTGATGTTGGTTATGGGCAAGTTGCTTGGCGCCTTCGCACAGATCAAAGAGTTGTATTGAAGGAGCGCACTAATCTTCGAACACTTACTCATGAGGAACTGTATGGACCCAATGATCCATGGCCAAGCTTTGCTGTAGCTGATTTGTCGTTCATTTCATTAAAGATCGTTTTGCCTGCTATTAGATCTTTGCTTCAGCCAGACAATGCAGAAGCAGTGGTTTTAGTTAAGCCACAGTTTGAGGTTGGCCGTGAACGAGTTGGTAAAGGCGGGGTAGTACGCAATCCTGCTGCACATGTTGATGCATTGCATTCGGTTATAAGAAGCGCTGGTGAACTGCGATGGGAGCCAAAAGGCATTGTTGCTTCACCAATTACGGGACCTGCTGGTAATCATGAATATCTGTTGTGGTTAGGTATTAGTGAAGGCCGGAAGTTGCCAAATATTGAGAGTCTTGTCAAAAACACTTTGCTTTCAAACTAA
- the queF gene encoding preQ(1) synthase, producing the protein MIPLDSKNITPLYGERAIAQGELICFDNPNEGRPYEISIELPEFTCLCPFSGYPDFAVLRLLYQPDKKVLELKAIKLYINSYRDRKISHEQVANEILDDLVKVCNPSWMQLEADFNPRGNVHMVVRVKHGERQPH; encoded by the coding sequence GTGATTCCCCTTGATTCAAAAAACATAACTCCACTTTATGGCGAACGAGCTATCGCTCAGGGTGAGTTGATTTGTTTTGATAATCCAAATGAAGGCCGCCCTTATGAAATTTCCATAGAGTTACCGGAATTTACATGCCTATGCCCTTTTTCTGGATATCCAGATTTCGCTGTATTGCGATTGCTTTATCAACCAGATAAAAAGGTTTTGGAATTAAAAGCTATCAAGCTGTATATAAATAGCTATCGCGATCGCAAGATTTCTCATGAACAGGTCGCTAATGAGATCCTGGATGATTTAGTCAAAGTATGCAATCCCTCTTGGATGCAGCTAGAAGCAGATTTCAACCCTCGTGGAAATGTTCACATGGTGGTTCGTGTTAAGCACGGCGAAAGGCAGCCTCATTAA